In Candidatus Rokuibacteriota bacterium, a genomic segment contains:
- the glmS gene encoding glutamine--fructose-6-phosphate transaminase (isomerizing), which translates to MCGIVGYVGKRDAVGVLLDGLRRLEYRGYDSAGLAVQVEDRLEIRRATGKIEQLCHLVEREPVRGSTGLGHTRWATHGRPSDANAHPHADCTGRLVVVHNGILENYLELRTELEADGHRFRSETDTEVMAHLIERYHVGGVDLASAVKAALRSVRGAYAFCMLAAHEPGRLVAAKLGGGSVVVGQGDGEMFIASDIPAVLPYTRSVTILEDGEVAVVTSDTLMLSTLDGRPVERRPNVITWDAAMAEKGGYPHFMLKEIHEQPEAVANTFRGRVLPEQGAVVLPEANLDPDLVARLKRVVFVSCGTSYHASLIGRFMVERLAGLGAEADMASEFRYREAILGPDTLVVAISQSGETADTLGAARAAQERGAPLLAITNVVGSALARRAQGVIYTHAGPEIGVASTKTFTATITACYLLGLALGLGRGFLAPRDGQKRLAELLEIPGLMREALAADGPVRALAGDLAACQGFLYLGRGVQYPIALEGALKLKEISYIHAEGYPAGEMKHGPIALIDERMPIVALTPRDGSYDRMVGNVEEAKARGGRVIAICHRGDDEMTRRADDALIVPAAADLLAPLVTVIPLQLLAYHIAVLRGCDVDRPRNLAKSVTVE; encoded by the coding sequence GCTCCGGCGGCTGGAGTACCGAGGCTATGACTCGGCCGGCCTCGCCGTTCAGGTCGAGGACCGGCTCGAGATCCGGCGGGCCACCGGGAAGATCGAGCAGCTCTGCCACCTCGTCGAGCGCGAGCCGGTGCGGGGCTCGACGGGGCTGGGCCACACCCGCTGGGCCACCCACGGGCGCCCGTCCGACGCCAATGCCCATCCCCACGCAGACTGCACCGGACGTCTGGTAGTCGTTCACAACGGCATTCTCGAGAACTACCTCGAGCTCCGCACCGAGCTCGAGGCTGACGGGCACCGCTTCCGCTCCGAGACCGACACCGAGGTTATGGCCCACCTGATCGAGCGCTACCACGTGGGCGGCGTCGACCTGGCGTCGGCGGTCAAGGCCGCGCTCCGCAGCGTCCGCGGCGCTTACGCCTTCTGCATGCTCGCGGCGCACGAACCCGGCCGCCTGGTCGCGGCCAAGCTGGGGGGCGGCAGCGTTGTCGTCGGCCAGGGCGACGGGGAGATGTTCATCGCTTCCGACATCCCGGCGGTCCTCCCCTACACTCGCTCGGTCACCATTCTCGAGGATGGCGAGGTGGCGGTGGTGACCTCCGACACGCTGATGCTCTCCACGCTCGACGGACGGCCGGTCGAGCGACGGCCCAACGTCATCACCTGGGACGCGGCGATGGCCGAGAAGGGCGGCTACCCGCACTTCATGCTGAAGGAGATCCACGAGCAGCCCGAGGCGGTGGCCAACACCTTCCGCGGGCGCGTGCTTCCGGAGCAGGGCGCGGTGGTCTTGCCCGAGGCCAACCTGGATCCGGACCTGGTGGCCAGGCTGAAGCGCGTGGTGTTCGTCTCCTGCGGTACCTCGTACCATGCCTCCTTGATCGGGCGCTTCATGGTCGAGCGCCTGGCCGGGCTCGGGGCCGAGGCAGACATGGCCTCCGAGTTCCGTTACCGCGAGGCCATTCTGGGGCCAGACACGCTGGTCGTGGCCATATCCCAGTCGGGAGAGACCGCCGACACGCTGGGTGCCGCCCGAGCCGCTCAGGAGCGCGGAGCGCCGCTGCTGGCCATCACGAATGTGGTGGGCTCGGCCCTTGCGCGCCGGGCCCAGGGCGTGATCTACACCCACGCCGGTCCCGAGATCGGCGTGGCCTCTACCAAAACGTTCACCGCCACCATCACCGCGTGTTACCTGCTCGGACTGGCGCTCGGGCTCGGGCGCGGCTTCCTCGCGCCGCGCGACGGCCAGAAGCGGCTCGCCGAGCTGCTGGAGATCCCGGGGCTGATGCGAGAGGCGCTGGCCGCCGACGGGCCCGTCCGCGCGCTCGCCGGCGATCTGGCGGCATGCCAGGGCTTCCTCTACCTCGGCCGCGGGGTCCAGTACCCGATCGCGCTCGAGGGCGCGCTCAAGCTCAAGGAGATCTCCTACATCCACGCCGAGGGCTATCCCGCCGGCGAGATGAAGCACGGCCCCATCGCGCTCATCGACGAACGCATGCCGATAGTCGCGCTCACCCCGAGGGACGGCTCCTACGACCGGATGGTGGGCAATGTGGAAGAGGCCAAGGCTCGGGGCGGCCGCGTCATCGCCATCTGCCATCGCGGTGATGACGAGATGACCCGCCGCGCGGACGATGCGCTCATCGTGCCCGCGGCAGCCGACCTCCTGGCGCCTCTGGTCACGGTCATCCCGCTCCAGCTCCTGGCCTACCACATTGCCGTGCTGCGGGGATGCGACGTCGACCGCCCGCGCAACCTGGCCAAGAGCGTCACGGTGGAATGA
- a CDS encoding putative O-glycosylation ligase, exosortase A system-associated, with protein MSGLRDVVFLIVLIGLVPVSLIRPWLGILAWYWIAFMVPHGLTWGFGRTLPVAMLIGGAALVGWVFTKDRKPIPRTWTVFALLLLAAHFTLTTMLAYNPQEAWGKWVWVSKVLLMTFVTMTLFQERARLRWLYMVTALGLGFYGLKGGVWVLRTGGGERVFGPDMSFFADNNTLGLALCMILPMLLYLSREEPRPWLKKVLRVTFFFTIIAIVFTYSRGAFLGLVIILAVLIWRSPWRLRFGIVLLIGALVAAPFLPDRLWERIQSIGEQESAATRDTSVQGRFEAWRTAWNIALDHPFAGGGFRALWNEDIWNIYYGSDFLAVRDTHSLYFEVLSEHGFLGFGLYLLVLAGTLVTLRRIRKRWRGHAEYGYLANYAEMTQLCLYPYMIAGAFITVAYFDLYFYFVASSVMLRALSNEAEKALVPAPVPARRGRTTVASALALPARAPRRPLPSPRPLPSRKRHA; from the coding sequence ATGAGCGGGCTGAGAGACGTCGTCTTTCTCATTGTCCTCATCGGGCTCGTGCCGGTCAGCCTGATCCGCCCCTGGCTCGGTATCCTCGCCTGGTACTGGATCGCATTCATGGTGCCGCATGGGCTGACGTGGGGTTTCGGACGAACGCTCCCTGTCGCGATGCTGATCGGGGGCGCAGCCCTCGTGGGTTGGGTGTTCACGAAGGATCGGAAGCCGATTCCGCGGACGTGGACGGTCTTTGCGCTCCTGCTTCTGGCCGCGCACTTCACGCTGACCACCATGCTCGCCTACAACCCGCAGGAAGCATGGGGCAAGTGGGTGTGGGTGAGCAAGGTCCTCCTCATGACCTTCGTGACCATGACCTTGTTCCAGGAGCGGGCCCGGCTGCGCTGGCTCTACATGGTCACGGCGCTCGGCCTGGGATTCTACGGGCTCAAGGGTGGGGTCTGGGTCCTGCGGACCGGCGGAGGCGAGCGCGTCTTCGGCCCCGACATGAGCTTCTTTGCCGACAACAACACGCTCGGGCTGGCGCTCTGCATGATCCTCCCCATGCTGCTGTACCTCTCGCGTGAGGAACCCCGGCCCTGGCTGAAGAAGGTCCTGCGGGTTACCTTCTTCTTCACCATCATCGCCATCGTCTTTACTTACTCGCGGGGCGCCTTTCTGGGACTCGTGATCATCCTCGCCGTCCTGATCTGGCGCTCCCCCTGGCGCCTTCGGTTCGGGATAGTCCTCCTCATCGGAGCGCTCGTCGCCGCCCCGTTCCTGCCTGACCGTCTCTGGGAGCGGATCCAATCCATCGGCGAGCAGGAATCGGCCGCGACGCGTGACACCTCCGTCCAGGGGCGATTCGAGGCCTGGCGCACCGCCTGGAACATCGCGCTCGACCATCCCTTCGCGGGCGGCGGCTTCCGGGCCCTGTGGAACGAAGACATCTGGAACATCTACTACGGGTCGGACTTCCTGGCGGTCCGAGACACCCACAGCCTCTACTTCGAGGTGCTCTCAGAACACGGCTTCCTGGGCTTCGGCCTCTATCTCCTTGTCCTCGCCGGCACGCTGGTGACCCTGCGGCGGATCCGGAAGCGGTGGCGGGGACACGCGGAGTACGGCTACCTCGCCAACTATGCGGAGATGACCCAGCTCTGCCTCTACCCGTACATGATTGCCGGGGCCTTCATTACGGTCGCCTACTTCGACCTCTACTTCTACTTCGTCGCGTCCAGCGTCATGCTCCGCGCGCTCTCGAACGAGGCGGAGAAAGCCCTGGTGCCTGCGCCGGTCCCGGCCCGACGCGGGCGGACAACGGTTGCCTCGGCGTTGGCTCTACCGGCTCGAGCGCCGCGCCGTCCCCTGCCCTCGCCCCGTCCTCTGCCCTCGAGGAAGCGTCATGCGTGA
- a CDS encoding ABC transporter permease translates to MRETFVNVFRHWDLISSFALRDIKARYKQTALGVAWSLLQPLSMMVVFTLVFSLFAKVPSDGIPYPVFAYSALIFWTFFSNAISGGTVAMVSNATLIRKIYFPRETLLIAVLLAGLLDLGVASLLFVGMLFYYKVSLSLAALWVVPLLLVQITLTFGVISLTSAAHVNFRDMGHALPLVAQLWMFATPVAYPISVIPGWLHPFYMLNPMAAIIDGYRRALILGTAPELPALGMSVAITVIITAIALSVFKRAARSFADVI, encoded by the coding sequence ATGCGTGAGACCTTCGTCAACGTCTTCCGGCACTGGGACCTGATCTCGAGCTTCGCCCTGCGCGACATCAAGGCGCGCTACAAGCAGACCGCGCTCGGCGTCGCCTGGTCCCTGCTCCAGCCGCTGTCCATGATGGTCGTCTTCACCCTGGTCTTCTCGCTCTTTGCCAAGGTGCCGAGCGACGGGATCCCCTATCCAGTCTTCGCTTACAGCGCCCTGATCTTCTGGACCTTCTTCTCCAACGCCATCAGCGGCGGGACCGTCGCGATGGTGTCGAACGCCACGTTGATCCGGAAGATCTATTTCCCGCGCGAGACTCTCCTGATCGCGGTCCTCCTGGCGGGACTCCTCGACCTCGGCGTGGCCTCGCTGCTCTTCGTCGGGATGCTCTTCTACTACAAGGTGTCGCTCTCGCTGGCTGCCTTGTGGGTCGTCCCGCTGCTCCTCGTGCAGATCACGCTGACTTTCGGCGTGATCAGCCTGACCTCGGCCGCTCATGTGAACTTCCGTGACATGGGTCACGCCCTGCCGCTTGTCGCCCAGCTCTGGATGTTCGCCACGCCCGTCGCCTACCCGATCAGCGTGATTCCGGGGTGGCTCCATCCCTTCTACATGCTCAATCCCATGGCCGCCATCATCGACGGCTACCGTCGCGCGCTCATCCTCGGCACCGCCCCCGAGCTACCGGCTCTCGGCATGAGCGTCGCCATCACCGTCATCATTACCGCCATCGCGCTCTCGGTGTTCAAACGCGCCGCGCGCTCCTTCGCGGATGTGATCTGA
- a CDS encoding ABC transporter ATP-binding protein, whose amino-acid sequence MSDTTIELSGVSKRYRLRHGWYVTSLKDEVGRLTARLLGRDVQPREEFWALRDVSFSLERGEVLGLIGMNGAGKSTLLKILSRVTVPTTGSFVTNGRLGSLIEIGAGFHPDLSGRENIFLNGSIMGMTRREVQRKFDQIVAFAEVERFIDTPIKFYSSGMQMRLGFAVAAHTDPDILLIDEILAVGDASFQAKCLNKLAELKEQDKTIILVSHHLPNITEHAKTVLWIDHGTIRMFGDSDAVVDAYLEHVTADMSAEDSHHEARDSGGDRPISILDVAMADASERSQNRFDREDTVVIDVTYSASRPIPGVVFGVSVHDVHGYDLGGVVTDPDSIKVTAPVDHGVLRLTLSPLLFNKGAYTLDVYVLDPATRRYYDLRRRALRLVVDGHRAASRESTGYVFYPHQWERLK is encoded by the coding sequence ATGTCCGACACGACCATCGAGCTCTCCGGCGTCTCCAAGCGATACCGGCTCCGCCACGGCTGGTACGTCACCTCGCTCAAGGACGAGGTGGGGCGCCTCACGGCGCGCCTTCTCGGCCGCGACGTCCAGCCGCGCGAAGAGTTCTGGGCCCTTCGCGACGTCAGCTTCTCGCTCGAGCGCGGCGAAGTCTTGGGACTGATCGGGATGAACGGCGCCGGGAAGAGCACCCTGCTGAAGATCCTGTCTCGGGTCACGGTGCCTACCACTGGCTCCTTCGTGACCAACGGCCGGCTCGGCTCGCTCATCGAAATCGGGGCCGGCTTTCACCCGGACCTGAGCGGTCGGGAGAACATCTTCCTGAACGGCTCCATCATGGGCATGACCCGCCGCGAGGTTCAGCGCAAGTTCGACCAGATCGTGGCCTTCGCCGAGGTCGAGCGATTCATCGATACCCCCATCAAGTTTTATTCCTCCGGCATGCAGATGCGGCTGGGCTTCGCAGTGGCCGCTCACACGGACCCGGACATTCTGCTCATCGACGAGATCCTGGCGGTCGGCGACGCCTCCTTCCAGGCCAAGTGCCTGAACAAGCTGGCCGAGCTCAAGGAGCAGGACAAAACCATCATCCTCGTCTCCCACCACCTGCCGAATATCACCGAGCACGCCAAGACTGTGCTCTGGATTGACCACGGCACGATCCGCATGTTCGGGGATTCCGACGCCGTCGTGGATGCATACCTCGAGCATGTCACCGCGGACATGAGCGCCGAGGACAGCCACCACGAAGCCCGGGACAGCGGCGGCGATCGGCCGATTTCCATTCTCGACGTCGCCATGGCCGACGCGAGCGAGCGGTCCCAGAACCGCTTCGATCGCGAGGATACGGTGGTCATTGACGTCACCTACTCGGCGTCACGACCGATCCCCGGAGTCGTGTTCGGCGTCTCCGTCCACGATGTTCACGGCTACGATCTGGGAGGCGTCGTCACCGATCCAGACTCGATCAAGGTCACGGCGCCGGTGGATCACGGCGTCCTTCGTCTGACGCTCAGCCCCCTGCTGTTCAACAAGGGCGCGTACACGCTGGACGTCTATGTCCTTGATCCGGCGACGAGGCGCTATTACGACCTCCGCCGGCGCGCGCTTCGGCTCGTGGTGGACGGCCACCGCGCGGCCTCACGCGAGTCCACCGGATACGTCTTTTATCCCCATCAGTGGGAGCGGCTCAAGTGA
- the asnB gene encoding asparagine synthase (glutamine-hydrolyzing) has product MCGIAGIVNLTGHPVDEALLRAMTTVQAHRGPDGEGIVCRGGAGLGHRRLAIIDLATGDQPMASEDGAIRIVFNGEIYNFRELRRELESRGARFATTSDTEVILRAYEADGPACVTRLRGMFAFAILDERARRLFLARDRAGIKPLVYAWDGRRLLFASEIKGILEDPGVPRELDWDALGDYLTYHYVPAPRTIFKAIRKLPPASTLVLPLEGGEPVVSRYWTLRLDPDQGPTEQEWIERLRAELADAVQSHMVSDVPIGAFLSGGVDSSTVVALMAQASSAPIRTFSIGFDEADFDELRFARQVAARYGTDHYELVVKPNALDVLPKLAWHFDEPFADSSAIPTYYVSKITREHVTVALSGDGGDENFAGYRRYARALALHERLDSGPARLAHPLCRLASALLPTGAPGQAWAGLLGAEPLERYFRLVTYQRHETLRRLLSDELADLARSAADPAVFSRLAAEAGAPDYVSALQHIDIATYLPDDILTKVDRTSMAVSLESRVPLLDHRLMELVATIPSGLKLREGTGKYLLKRAMANDLPPEILTRKKMGFGVPLGAWFRRELHDMTRDVLLGPQARQRGIFRTSEVEALMATHDAGRRDCSARLWSLICFELWMRQWVDRAPAAAREAP; this is encoded by the coding sequence ATGTGCGGGATCGCCGGGATCGTCAACCTGACGGGTCACCCCGTGGATGAGGCGCTCCTGCGCGCCATGACCACGGTCCAGGCCCATCGCGGCCCGGACGGTGAGGGCATCGTCTGCCGCGGCGGCGCCGGGCTCGGTCACCGGCGGCTGGCCATCATCGACCTGGCCACCGGGGATCAGCCCATGGCCAGCGAGGACGGCGCGATCCGGATCGTGTTCAATGGGGAGATTTACAACTTCCGCGAGCTGCGCCGCGAGCTGGAGTCGCGCGGGGCCCGCTTCGCCACGACGTCCGACACCGAGGTCATCCTGCGGGCCTACGAGGCCGACGGCCCGGCCTGCGTCACCCGGCTGCGCGGGATGTTCGCGTTCGCCATTCTGGACGAGCGGGCCCGCCGGCTCTTCCTGGCGCGCGACCGCGCGGGCATCAAGCCGCTGGTCTATGCCTGGGACGGACGGCGGCTTCTCTTCGCCTCCGAGATCAAGGGCATCCTCGAGGACCCCGGCGTGCCGCGCGAGCTCGACTGGGACGCGCTGGGCGATTACCTGACCTATCACTATGTGCCGGCGCCCCGCACCATCTTCAAGGCGATCCGGAAGCTGCCGCCGGCCTCCACCCTGGTGCTACCGCTGGAGGGTGGCGAGCCCGTGGTGTCGCGCTACTGGACGCTTCGCCTGGATCCCGACCAGGGCCCGACGGAACAGGAGTGGATCGAGCGGTTACGGGCGGAGCTGGCGGATGCCGTGCAGAGCCACATGGTCAGCGATGTGCCCATCGGCGCCTTCCTGAGCGGCGGCGTGGACTCGAGCACCGTCGTCGCCCTGATGGCTCAGGCCTCTTCCGCGCCTATCCGCACCTTCTCCATCGGCTTCGACGAGGCCGACTTCGACGAGCTCCGCTTCGCCCGCCAGGTCGCCGCCCGCTACGGCACCGACCATTACGAGCTGGTGGTCAAGCCCAATGCGCTCGACGTCCTGCCCAAGCTCGCCTGGCACTTCGACGAGCCATTTGCCGACTCCTCGGCCATTCCGACCTACTACGTGTCCAAGATCACCCGCGAGCATGTCACCGTGGCGCTCTCCGGGGATGGCGGCGACGAGAACTTCGCCGGCTACCGCCGCTACGCCCGGGCCCTGGCGCTCCACGAGCGCCTCGACAGCGGGCCGGCGCGCCTGGCCCATCCGCTCTGCCGGCTCGCCTCGGCCCTCCTGCCGACCGGTGCGCCCGGTCAGGCCTGGGCGGGGCTCCTCGGGGCCGAGCCGCTCGAGCGGTACTTCCGGCTGGTCACCTATCAGCGCCATGAGACGCTCCGCCGCCTCCTGTCCGACGAGCTGGCCGATCTGGCCCGTTCCGCCGCGGATCCCGCGGTCTTCTCGCGGCTGGCCGCCGAGGCCGGCGCGCCGGACTATGTATCGGCTCTCCAGCACATCGACATCGCCACCTATCTGCCCGATGACATCCTGACCAAGGTGGACCGGACCAGCATGGCGGTGTCGCTCGAGTCTCGCGTGCCGCTCCTGGACCACCGGCTCATGGAGCTCGTGGCGACCATCCCGTCCGGCCTCAAGCTGCGAGAGGGCACCGGGAAGTACCTGCTCAAGCGCGCCATGGCCAATGACCTCCCGCCGGAAATCCTCACGCGGAAGAAGATGGGCTTCGGCGTGCCGCTGGGCGCCTGGTTCCGCCGCGAGCTTCACGACATGACGCGTGATGTGCTGCTGGGGCCGCAGGCCCGGCAGCGCGGCATCTTCCGCACCTCGGAGGTGGAAGCGCTCATGGCCACCCACGACGCGGGCCGCCGCGACTGCTCGGCGCGTCTCTGGTCGCTCATCTGCTTCGAGCTGTGGATGCGGCAGTGGGTGGACCGCGCCCCGGCGGCCGCACGGGAGGCCCCGTAG
- the asnB gene encoding asparagine synthase (glutamine-hydrolyzing), protein MCGIAGFAFTDPRHPVDRELLGRMTGVLRHRGPDADGSHFGPGVGLGHRRLSIIDLATGDQPIYNETRSVAVVFNGEIYNFPELARELEARGHTFATRSDTETIVHAYEDFGLEFVKRLRGMFAFALWDESHRRLVLGRDRAGKKPLYYHADGERLVFASEIKALLQDSSIKRRVSPEGLSDYFTFGVIPAPGTVFQDIQQIPPGHLLVWERGRVRLHEYWDVVFDRTGPATPGAASEAFSALFDEAVGMRMVADVPLGAFLSGGVDSSAVVASMARQSARPVVTTCVGFVERTHSELEHARVVAKALGTEHHEVLVKPDAISDLPRLVWHLDQPFADSSALPTYYVSRAARERVTVVLSGDGGDELFAGYQRRYGVHRLEQRLRRLIPGPVRRGVLGPLARVYPRSDLIPRPLRLKLVLSNLGQSFERAYFNDMSLFLDEEKQALCTPEFLAQARHHDPIAGFARHFERVRDADPLSRILYVDFKTWLANDILVKVDRMSMACSLEVRSPLLDHKIIEFAASLPPQLKFRGSVSKYLLKRHVAERLPAAAVHRPKQGFELPLAAWLRGDLRDMARDLLFSTQAAGRGYVRPEAVKRIWDAHQSGYRNQSSQLWALMVLELWHRQYVDTP, encoded by the coding sequence ATGTGCGGGATAGCCGGCTTCGCCTTCACCGACCCCCGGCACCCCGTGGACCGGGAGCTCCTCGGTCGTATGACGGGCGTCCTGCGCCACCGCGGGCCGGACGCCGACGGCTCTCACTTCGGGCCGGGCGTGGGACTGGGACACCGGCGGCTCAGCATCATAGACCTCGCCACCGGCGACCAGCCTATCTACAACGAGACCCGCTCCGTCGCCGTGGTCTTCAACGGCGAGATCTACAACTTCCCCGAGCTGGCGCGCGAGCTCGAGGCGCGCGGGCATACCTTCGCGACCCGGTCGGACACGGAGACCATCGTCCACGCCTACGAGGACTTCGGCCTCGAGTTCGTGAAGCGGCTGCGCGGCATGTTCGCCTTCGCGCTCTGGGACGAGTCCCACCGCCGCTTGGTCCTGGGGCGGGACCGCGCGGGAAAGAAGCCGCTCTACTACCACGCCGACGGGGAGCGCCTGGTCTTCGCCTCCGAGATCAAGGCCCTCCTGCAAGATTCGAGCATCAAGCGGCGCGTCTCTCCGGAGGGATTGAGCGACTATTTCACCTTTGGCGTCATCCCGGCGCCCGGCACCGTGTTCCAGGACATCCAGCAAATCCCGCCCGGGCACCTTCTGGTCTGGGAGCGCGGCCGCGTGCGCCTGCACGAGTACTGGGACGTGGTCTTCGACCGCACGGGGCCCGCGACGCCCGGTGCGGCGTCGGAGGCCTTCTCGGCCCTCTTCGACGAGGCCGTCGGCATGCGGATGGTCGCGGACGTGCCGCTGGGCGCCTTCCTCAGCGGCGGGGTGGACTCCTCCGCCGTCGTCGCCTCCATGGCCCGGCAATCCGCCCGGCCCGTGGTCACGACCTGCGTCGGCTTCGTCGAGCGCACCCACAGCGAGCTCGAGCACGCCCGGGTCGTGGCGAAGGCGCTGGGCACCGAGCACCACGAGGTCCTGGTCAAGCCCGACGCGATCAGCGATCTGCCGCGACTCGTCTGGCACCTGGACCAGCCCTTCGCCGATTCCTCGGCGCTGCCCACCTACTACGTCTCCCGTGCCGCCCGCGAGCGGGTCACCGTGGTGCTGTCCGGCGACGGCGGCGACGAGCTCTTCGCCGGCTATCAGCGCCGCTACGGCGTCCACCGGCTGGAGCAGCGGCTGCGGCGGCTCATCCCCGGCCCCGTGCGTCGCGGGGTCCTCGGCCCGCTGGCGCGGGTCTACCCACGCTCGGACCTCATCCCGCGGCCGCTGCGCCTCAAGCTCGTGCTCTCGAACCTCGGCCAGTCATTCGAGCGCGCCTATTTCAACGATATGTCGCTGTTCCTTGACGAGGAGAAGCAGGCGCTCTGCACCCCCGAGTTCCTCGCCCAGGCCCGGCACCACGATCCCATCGCCGGCTTCGCCCGGCACTTCGAGCGGGTCCGCGACGCCGATCCGCTCTCGCGCATCCTCTACGTGGACTTCAAGACCTGGCTTGCCAACGACATCCTGGTCAAGGTGGACCGCATGAGCATGGCCTGCTCACTCGAGGTGCGCTCGCCGCTCCTCGATCACAAGATCATCGAGTTCGCCGCGAGCCTGCCGCCGCAACTTAAGTTCCGCGGCTCCGTCTCGAAATACCTGCTCAAGCGTCACGTGGCGGAGCGACTGCCCGCCGCGGCCGTCCACCGCCCCAAGCAGGGGTTCGAGCTGCCGCTCGCGGCATGGCTGCGAGGGGATCTGCGGGACATGGCGCGTGACCTGTTGTTCTCCACCCAGGCGGCGGGCCGCGGGTATGTGCGGCCCGAGGCAGTCAAGCGGATCTGGGATGCTCACCAGAGCGGCTACCGCAACCAGTCCTCACAACTCTGGGCGCTGATGGTGCTCGAGCTCTGGCACCGGCAATACGTAGATACGCCATGA